Within Desulfolithobacter dissulfuricans, the genomic segment CGTTATGGCCGGGCACGACTTTGCCGTCTGCCCGGACCATGCAGGATTGTTGTTCTATTTTATTGTATTTACAAGAAAGGAGCGCAAGAGGTTGGTTTCAATGGTGTGGGAAACTGTCAGGGAATCGTTGCAGGACGCACTGCCGGAAAGCGATTTTGGCCTGTGGATCAAGCCACTTTCGTGCAGAAGAGAAGACCAGCAGGTGCTGGAGCTGGTTGGACCGGACCGTTTTTTCTGTGCCTGGGTCCAGGAACGGTACCTCGAGTTGATTAAAGGCCGTCTGCAGGAGTTTGGCGGTCCCTCCGAGGTCAGACTGACGGTGGCCAGCGAGCCCGAGACCCAGCTGGATGCCGGCGCCGGAGGTCAGCTCCGTCTGCCCGGGGTCACAGCCCCGGTCAACCGGATCCGGTCCCTGCATCCAGGCTACACCTTTGAGCAGTTCATGGTCGGGGAATCCAATATCCTTGCCCGGTCCGCCTGCCAGGCCCTGGCGGATGGCCAGTCCACCTATGGCCACTGTCTGTTCATCAACTCCTCCACCGGTCTTGGCAAGAGTCATCTGACCCAGGCCGTGGTCCACAAGGTGATGCAGACCGCCCCCTCCACCCGGCTCCATTATCTGACCGCCCAGCAGTTCTCCGCCGAGATGGTCCAGGGCATCCGCAGCGGAGCCATGGACAAGTTCTCCAGCAAGTACGTGCAGAACTGCGACATGCTCCTGGTAGAGGACATCCACACCCTGACCGGCAAGAACAAGACCCAGGAAGAGCTGAACACGGTGCTCGATTACCTGATCCGTTCCGGTCGTCGGGTGATCCTGACCTCGGCTGTGGCCCCGCGCAACATTGCCGGGATCGACGAGGATTTCCGTTCGCGGATGACCTCCGGGCTGGTCACCCATATCGAGGAACCGGAATATGAGACCCGGGCCTCCATCATTCGCCACAAGGCGGCCCAGAATGAGCTGGAACTCGGCGACGAGGTGGTGGATTTTCTCGCCCGCCATCTGCGGGGCGATATCCGCAGGACCGAGAGCGCCCTGATCGGGATCCGGGCCAAATCCTGCCTGTTGGGAACCCCTCCGGACCTGGCCCTGGTCAAGGAGGTGCTCAGCGCCATCATCGACCGGCCGGCCGAGCTCTCCGGCGAGACGATCCGTGATTTTGTCGGCTGTGAGTTCAAGGTTTCCATCGAGGAGCTGACCTCCCGCTCCCGCAAGCGCTCCATCACCTTTCCCCGCCAGGTGGCCATGTACCTGACCCGCAAGTACACCGGGGAATCGCTGGCCGATATCGGTCAGCTCTACAACCGCGACCACTCCACGGTTCTCCATGCCATCAAGGTGGTGACCCGGGACATGTCCCGCAAGACCTCGGTCCGCCGCCAGGTGGAGATGCTCTGTGAAAAACTGCAGAAATAGGTCCTGAGCCGCCGCCGAACCGGTACCCCGCTCCTGGCGGGTACCGGTTCGGGCCTGTTGCGCACGGTCTGCCATTTATCTCATGGTCCTCAGCATGACTGTGCTGTCCACGGGGCGGCCAGGTTCACGGCTGCCAGGCCCCACTGCGTAGATTTTCTTCACCTCGCTCCGCTGCTCCCCAGGAAAAAGTTTCATTCCATTTTGTGACATCCCAAGGTTTAATGGACTCAACTTAGAGGAAAAGTACTTGTCCTGGGTTACGACATGGTTACGATTTGATTAATTCCGCAACAGCAGGATGAAAGGAGCCCTCTCTTTTCGGGTCAGGGGAGAATCAAAAAGACATTTGGAGCTCGTATCGATGCATACCTTACGTTTACAACTACTATCCAAGATGTTACTGCCTATCCTGCTGGTGCTGATCCTTGCCGGCTGCAGCAGGTACCCCATGGGCATGAGTGAGGATGAATGGGAACACCTGTCGCCCGAACAGAAGCTTGAGATGCGAAGGCAACAGGCGGAGTTGAGGGCACGGGAGCAGCAGGAGCGGTTGCGCGCGGAAACGGAGAAAACCCGTATCGCAGCCGAACTGGAGAAAGCCCGCCTGCAGACCTGGCGGGAGCTTGCTTCCGGGATGGGTTACGGTGAATTCATCCGTGTCAATTTTCTTTCCGGCGAAGGGGATTTCCACGGATACGGTCCGATCGTGCCAGACAGTTTCCTCCTGCCGATCGGCGGTTTGGAAAAGCTGCGTTTGCGTAACCGCGATGGTGACGAGTTGGCGCTCTGGGCCGGTTACCAGCCGGGCAAGCTGATCCTGTGCTCCGAATCCTTTGCATCGTACAGCGACTACGACCCACGCCACTGCGCCATACTCCTGGACAACTGGTGGGAACAGGGCGAGGAGTACCATGTCGAGGTTCCGGGACGCTGGGACCCGGATCAGGCCTTGCTGCGCAAGGCGGTGGTGCGGGTCAAGGCTCTGAAGGCGAAGAACTGCCGGTGACGGAAGTTTTTTCCCTCTCCCGCCCCGCCGTGTCCCTTTCCTGGAACAGTAGTCCAGGAAAGGTTTGAAAAAGTCGGTTTTCTTGCCTGGTTATCCGAAAACCACCACTACTCTCAGGTAATTGCCGGGTGGTTTTCATGGTCTGTTGTGGCTGACCGGTCTGGTCCAGCCATGCGGGCTAGAAATAGACCCCTTTTACCTCTGCGCCTTCCTCTTTTTCTCCTGTTCCCATCAGGACGCCCTTGGCTGCCCTCCAGGCTTCCTTGGCCATGTCATTGATGCCGATGCCGCCCCAGCCAAAACCGCAGACATGCAGGTCCGGCCAGGTCCTGGTGAGCTGGTTGCGCCACGTAAGCAGGGCCGGGTAGCCGCGTTCCAGCTGCGGGATGCCCGAGGCAGGCCGCAGGACCCGGGCAAAGACCGGGTCGGGCAGGTCGATGAGCTCCTTGAGGTCGGCCAGGGTCTTGTCGATGAGCTCGGAGTCGTCCAGTTCCAGCCGTTCGGGATGGCGGCGGCCGCCGATGATGGTCTCCAGCAGTACGTGGCCGGTCGGGGCCCGGCCGGGGAACATGTTGGAGGAGAACAGGGACCCGAGGGCGAATCTCTTTTCCTGCTCCGGGGCCAGGTAGCCGAACCCGGGCGGGATCTTTGCCTGGTCGGTGAACCCCAGGATGACTGTGGCCACCCGGGCCTGGGGCAGCTCGGCAAGCGGCGGCGCGGTGATGTCCGGTACGGTGGCCAGGAGCCGCAGGGCCGGGTTGGCTGGCAGGGCCAGGACCAGCTGGCGGCAGGAAAAGGCGTTGTGCCCGGTCTGCACGGTCCAGCCTTCTTCATTGCGGGCGATACTCTGCACCCCGGTGCGGTACATGATATCCCGGTTGACCTTCAGGGGCTGGACCAGGCCCAGGATCAACCGTTCCATGCCCGAGGAGAAGGAGGTCATGGCCGGCAGTTCCTTTTTGCCGCCGCCGGAGCCTTTCTTCTTTTTGTCCCTGAGCATCTGGAACACTCCCTTGAGGACCGAGCCATGCTCCTTTTCCAGCTTCCGGACCCCGGGCATGACCCCGTCGATGCTGAGCCGGGTGATATCGCCGGCATAGGTGCCGGTGAAGACCGCGTCGGCAAAAGGAACCAGGGCCCGGCCGAACCGGTACTCCACCCAGTCGGCCACCGAGGGCTCGCCATCGAGCGGTTTTTTCCAGGCATCGGCCAGGACGCGGAGCTTGGCGGACAGCGGTACCAGATCAGCGCGGATGATCTTCATCGGCTGCTGGGGAATCATCCGCAACCGGCCGCCCAGGCAGATGTAGCGGACAAACTTGCCCAGCGGGGCCTTTTCTACCTCGTCCTCGGCCCCGGCCAGGTGGATCAGGACCCGGGACTCCAGGCAGTTGTCGAGAAAACCGTGTGGCCCGTATTCAGCCAGGAAGCCTTCCTCGCTCCTGGTCTGCACTGCGCCACCGGGCCGGTCTGATTTTTCCAGGACCAGCAGGGAACATTCCGGCCGCTTGTGGTGCAGGAACCGGGCCACGGCCAGCCCACTGAGTCCGGCCCCGATGATGATGGCGTCATAGATTTGTGTGCTCATGTGTAGCCCTTCGAAAATATGGTGGATTCCGGGACAGATTACGGTTTGTCCCCACTCTTGACAGGCCCGCAATCATGCTTACCATGTTGCCCGAAAGAAGAACCTGCATTGGGCACAGTCCCGGCCAGGGACCATGGGGTAACAGTCCGGGGAGGGGGCAGGTGGACAATGCAGAGGGAAATATACCCAAAGAGATGCAACAGAACCAGAAAAAAGGGAGCAGGTACAATGACAGACACCAAAGTCGAAACCAGGCAGTTTCAGGCGGAAACCAGGAAGGTTCTCGATATCGTGATCAATTCTCTCTACACCGAGCGTGATATCTTTGTCCGGGAACTGGTCTCCAACGCCGCCGATGCCCTGGAAAAATACCGGCATATCAGCCTGACGGAAAAGCCGGAATTTGACAAGGACGTACCCCTGGAGATCAATATCGACTGCGATGCCAAGCGCCACCGGCTCACCATCACCGATACCGGTATAGGCATGACCAGGGAGGAACTGGAGACCAACCTGGGGACCATCGCCCATTCCGGTTCCGGCAAGTTTCTCGAGGAGCTGGCCGAGGCGGCCAAAAAGGATATCAACCTGATCGGCCAGTTCGGGGTCGGTTTCTACTCGGTCTTCATGGTCGCCAAGCGGGTCCGGGTCCAGACCCGGTCCTGGGACGGCAGCGAGGGGCACGAGTGGGAGTCGGACGGCGCCGGCACCTACACCATCCGCGAGTGCCCGGGGCTGCACCGGGGGACCAAGATCATCATCGAGCTCAAGGATGATGCCGAGGATTATGCCAACAAGTTCACCATCGAGCGGATTATCAAGCAGTACTCCAACTTTGTTCCCTTTCCCATCAAGGTGGACGGCAAGACCGTCAACACGGTTCAGGCCATCTGGACCCGTTCCAGGTCGGAGATCACCGAAGAGGAGTACACCGAGTTCTACAAGTTCATCGCCAACGCGGTGGACGAGCCCATGTACCGGCTTCATTTCTCCACCGATGCGCCGCTGGCCATCAATGCCCTGCTTTACGTACCAAAGGAAAACTACGAGCTCATGGGCATGGGTCGGATGCAGCCGGCGGTCAACCTGTATTGCCAGAAGGTGCTCATCGATCAGCATTCCGAGCATATCCTGCCGGAGTGGCTGCGCTTTTTGAAAGGCGTGGTCGACTCCGAGGATCTGCCGCTCAACATCTCCCGCCAGGCCCTGCAGGACAATGCCCTGGTCCACCGGCTGCGCAAGGTGCTGACCAAGCGGTTCCTCAAGTTCCTGGCCGACGAGGCCAAGAACAATCCGGAAAAATATGCCGAGTTCTGGAAGACCTTCGGCATCTTCCTCAAGGAGGGAGCCACCTCGGATTTCGAGTACCGGGACGAGATCGGCAAGCTGCTGCGCTTCGAGTCCTCGGCCACCGAGCCGGGCGAGATGACCTCGCTGGACGACTACATCGATCGGATGAAGGAAGGCCAGGACGCCATCTACTATATCAACGGTCCCAGCCGCAGCGCGGTGGAGCACGGGCCGTACGTGGAGATGTTCAAGAAGCGCGACATCGAGATCATCTACACCCTGGAGCCCATCGATGATTTTGTCCTGAGTCACATGGGCACCTACCGGGACAAGAAACTCGTTTCCGCCGACCGCGCCGATCTGCGTCTGCCCGAGGCGGCCGACAAGGAAGACAAGGGCGAGACCCCTGCCGAGACCCTGCCCGAGGAGCAGGTCAAGGAGATCTGCTCCTTTATCAAGGAGGTGCTGGGTGACAAGGTCCAGGAGGTCAAGCCCTCCACCCGTCTGGTGGACAGTCCGGCCATGATCGTCAATGTGGATGGCCTCATGACCTCGTCCATGGAACGGGTTCTGCGGGCCACGGCCCGGGAAGACTCGATGCTGCCGATTGGCGGCAAGAAGGACATGGAAATCAACCCGGCCAGTCCGCTGATCAGGAAGCTTGGCGCCCTGCGGACCAGCGACGCAGACTTTGCCCGCGACGTGGTCTGGCAGATCTATGACAACGCCATGATCCAGGCCGGGCTCCTGGTCGATACCCAGGAGATGGTCAGCCGCAATTACCGTATTCTCGAGCGACTGGCAGGAGATAACACCGCTGATGAACCCGGGGAAAAGTAAGGCCCGTCGGCCTCATGACCGGTAAGCCTTGAAAAAAGGTTGTGTTCACGATATAGGAACACAACCTTTTTTGTATTCCGGGGCAAGGCCGGATGCGAAATTTCCTGTCTCACCATGGAGGAGTCTTCTGTTGGCCTGGTTTTCCGCCCGGTATCCTTCGTGGGACGGTGCCTGCCGGTACCGGACAGAGTCGGTCTTCCGGGTCTTGCGATCTCCTGTCGCCCGTGGCGGTTCCGCCGCCTGCCGGTGCCGGCTTCTTCGTTCCTGCACCGGTGCGGTGGACCCGGGACAAACGTTCTTTCATTCCTACCCGTCAATGCTTTAGTGGTGGCGCTGGCCGGATGAACTGTACCTTGGAGGAAAACTGATGCGCCGCGTACTCGTTCTCTGTTGTGTGTTACTGCTGCTGGGTGGCTGTTACGGTAAGCCGGTGCGCCACCTGGCCTCCGATGCCAGCCTGATCAAGCCGGATGTCTCCACCCGGAGCGATGTCCTCCTCTATCTCGGGGAACCCGACGGTCACCGGGTCGTTGCTCCGGGGGTGGAGGAATATGTCTACTATGAAGATCGCAAGGGGCTGCTGGGCCGGGCGCCGGTGATCGGCTCCTACCTGGACCCGGAGGGCTATGAGATGCTGGTGATCACCCTCAAGGGGGAAAAGGTGGCCGGCTGTGAATTTCGCGAGTTTGATAAAAAAGACACAAGCTGGATGGACGACTTCACCTGGGAAGAGATCAAGTGAACCACGCCACGTCCTATGACATCAAAAGGGAGCGGATGGTCGAGGAACAGCTGATTCCCCGGGGTATCAACGATCCCCTGGTCCTGGAGGCCATGCGTACGGTTCCGCGGCATCTCTTTGTCGAGGACGCCATGGCGGCCCGGGCCTATGACGATCATCCCCTGCCCATCGGTGCGGCCCAGACCATCTCCCAGCCCTATATCGTCGCCCTCATGACCCAGGCCCTGGGGCTCAAGGGCGGGGAGCGGGTGCTGGAGATCGGCACCGGATCCGGTTACCAGGCCGCGGTGCTGTCGCGGATCTGCGACCGGGTCTACACCATTGAGCGGATCGATTCGCTCCTGGGCCGGGCCCGGAGGGTCTTTGACAAGCTCCACTACCATAACATCGTTTCCCGGATCGACGACGGGACCATCGGCTGGCCGGACGAGGCGCCCTTTGACGGTATCCTGGTGACCGCCGGCGGGCCGAAGATCCCCGAGCCCCTCCTTGCGCAGCTGGCCGATCCGGGCCGGCTCGTCATCCCGGTGGGCGACCAGGCCGTTCAGGAGCTGCAACTGGTGGAGAAAAAGGATGGGGAGCTCACGGTTCATCCCCTGGAATATGTCCGTTTCGTCAGCCTGATCGGGACCCATGGCTGGGACAGCTGAGATGGAGGCGGGACTGAAGAGACCCTCCCTGGTGCAGCGGGTCTATGACCGGTGCATGGAATGGATCCAGACCCCGGCCGGGATCTGGGCCCTGTTTTTCATCGCCGTGGCGGAGTCGTCTTTCTTTCCCATTCCGCCGGACGTCTTTCTGATCGCGCTGTGTATCGCCGCTCCGAAAAAGTCTTTTCGCTATGCCGCCATCTGCGCCATTGGTTCGGTGGTGGGCGGGGTGATCGGCTATGGACTGGGGCTCGGTTTCATGGATACCCTGGGGATGCGTATTCTCGACTGGTACGGGCTCCAGGAAAAGTATGGTGTGGTCCAGGACCTCTACCGGCGCTACGATGCCTGGGCCGTGGGGGCAGCCGGCTTTACCCCGTTGCCGTATAAGCTCTTCACCATCACGGCCGGGGCCTTCAAGATCGATTTCGCCACCTTTTTCTTCGTCTCCCTGGTGGCCCGGTCGGCGCGTTTTTTCCTGGTGGCGGGACTGATTTACCGGTTCGGGGCCCCGGTCCAGTACTTTATCAGGCGGTATTTCAATATCCTTTCCATTGTTTTCCTGATTCTGCTGATCGGAGGATTCATTCTGGTCAAGACGCTGCTCTGAGATCGGCAGGATCCCCGGTCTGTTCTCCTGCAAGGGGTCGGACGGACAGGTAATGCAGAAGATCCCTGGGGTCAATGAGATGAAATCAACTTCCCGCCGCCATCCGGCCCGTTTCCCCGGCTCTCTTCTGGCCGGATTCGGGACCGGGACCTGCCTCCTTCTCAAGGCGCTGCCCGCCTTCGCTCTCCAGACCCATGCCGCGCCCGAGGGGCTATACGCCCACCAGATCGGGCATGTGCTCTACTTTCTTGCCATGGCCGGCCTGGTCTACAAGATACGCAACTCGCAGCTGTGGGGAAGTGCAGCCTGGCGCTGGATCGCCACCGGTGGCTTTCTGCTCGGCCTGTGGAACACCTGGGCCTTTGTCGGCCACGTGGTGGAGACCCTGCTGCCCCAGAACCATTTTGTCGGCAGTGTGGAAAGTGGTCACACGGCGCTCAGGATGGTGTCGCTCCTGGATTACCTTTACTGGTTCCTGCGTATGGATCACCTGATCTGCGTGCCGGCCCTGATCTGTATCTACCTCGGGTTGCACCGGATGCGGCGGGAGCGGGTCGCCAGCCTGATGACCCCCAGAGAGCAGAGGCCCTGATGATCTGGTCACTGTATCCGCTCAAGCTGGTGGATATCACCGGCTGCCTCGTCATGCTGGTGGTGGCCAGCTGCTGCCTGCGCCTGGCCCTGCAGATCTACGACCGTGAGCCGGAAAATGCCCTGACCACCTACCTGAAATGGCTCATTGCGGCCCTGTTTGCCTTCTGTGTCTCCCGCTCGCTTGGCCACCTGGTCCGGCACCTGCTCTACCTGGTCGGGCATGGCCAGCTCTGGCACCGGCTCTCGCCCCTGAGCGGGTCCATCAACACCATCAGTTTTGTCGTTATCTTCGCCGTGACCCTGTTTTTCCAGGATACGATGAGGATCATGGCCCGGATGATCAGAGATCGGGAAAACCTGGAGAAGACCAGCCGCCAGGTCCTGCAGCTCAACCGGGATATCGAGGTCATAGTCGCCGACCGGACCCGGGCCGAGCTGGCTCTGCAGGTGGCCCATGAAATACGTAATCCGGTCATGGTGATCGGCGGCCTGATCCGGCGCCTGCTGGGTCGAGGCAGCCGGCAGGATACCAGGCGGGACGAGCAGCTTGGGATGGTCCTGGAGCAGACCGAGAAACTCGAATCGCTGATCAACCGTTTCGAGGATCTCCAGGCCGGGATCAAGGAGCATTTCGGCGAGGTCGATCTCAACGATCTGGTGCGCCAGGTCCTCGACGTGGTGAAAAAAGAGGCGGTGGCGGCCGGGATCCGGTTGGAAAGCCATCTGGCGCCGGGCTCCCTGGTCCTCCAGGGTGACAGTCAGCTTCTCCGGGTGGCGATTCTCCATCTTGTCCGTAACGCCATCGAGGCCTGCGGCCAGGGCAACACCATCACCGTAACCACGGGCCGCGATCAGCGGGGGATCGTGCTGACCATCAGCGATGACGGTCCCGGGATTCCTGACCAGGTCCTGGAGCATATTTTTGAAGCCTTCCATGAAACCGATGCCGGTCCCACCGGCCTGGGGCTGCCCTGGGTCCGGCAGATCATCGACGAACACCGGGGTACCATTGACCTCGCCAGCACCTCGGGTCGGGGCACCACGGTGACCATCACCCTGCCGACCCACCTGGGAGAACTCCAGCACCAGCCCTCGTAAGATATATCCACCCCTCAGGCCGCCGCCATTTTTCCGGCCAGCTTTGCCACCTGGAGAAGGATCTCCTCCAGGTCCATGGTCAGCAGTCTCCTGTTGCGCACCACCAGTTGTCCGTCCACAATCACGTCCCGGACACCACCCCCCGGGCCGCGTACACCAGCAGGTTCGGGTCGTAGAAGGGGCGCAGGTGCGGCCTGTCCAGGTCCATCAGGATGAGGTCGGCCACCTGGCCCGGTTCGAGCCGTCCACCGGGACCGGATCGGTGCGACAGCAGGGGAGTGGTGGCCAGTTCCAGGATCCGGGCGGCCGGGATCGCCACCGGGTCGCGGCGACGGATCTTCTGGATCTTGGCCAGGCAGTCCATCTCTGCAAACAGGTCGAGGACATTGTTGCTGGCCGCGGAGTCGCTCCCCAGGCCCACCGGGATATCCCGGGTCAGCATGTCTGTGACCGGGGCCAGGCCCGAGCCCAGCTTCAGGTTGCTCCGCGGACAGGTGACCACCTGGGCCCCGGTGCGGGCGAGGATATCCAGGTCCTCCCTGTCTACCCAGACGCAGTGGATACAGACGGTCATGGCATCGAGTAGACCCAGGGCCTCCAGGTGGCGTACCGGCGAGCTGCCCCGGGGGTCCATGATCTGCTCCTGTTCGCCTGCGGTTTCGGCCAGGTGGATGAAAAAGGGCGCGTTTCGTTGCCGGGCCAGTTCCCTGGCCCGTATCAGGGTTTCGGGTGAACAGGTGTAGGGCGAGTGGGCGAAGATGGCCGGGGTGACCAGAGGATGGTTCTGCCACTCATCGAGGAACCGGGCCGCGGCCGAGATGTTGTCGGCCGGGTCCGGCACTCCGGGTGCAGGAAAATCGATCACCCCCTGGGCGGCCACCGCCCGGATCCCGCAGCCGGCAAAGGCCCTGGCGGCCTCGTGTTCGTGGAAATAACCGTCGGCCACCGTGGTGATGCCGGCGAGAAGCATCTCGGCCGCGGCCAGCGTCGTGCACCAGAAGACCATCTCCGGGGTGACGGCCCGGGCCTCGGCCGGGAAGATGTGCTCTGTCAGCCAAGTGGCCAGGTCCAGGTCATCGGCCAGGCCCCGGAAAAGGGTCATGGCCCCATGGCAGTGGCCGTTGACCAGGCCGGGCATGGCCAGGCAGCCTCTGCCGTCGATGATGGTGCGGGCCTCCTGGTCGGTCAGGGCCTCCATGGGCCCGGTCTCCACTATGTGGCTGTCCCTGATCCGGATGAAGCTGTTCGGAAGGAGCGTATCCTCTCCCGGAGCGGGGAAGAGCAGGGTGTCGGTGATCAGAATGTCGGTTTGCATAACCTCGGGTATTGCTGTATGGTGGCGGTGCATGGCAAGGGCCTCAGCCCGGCGGCGGGTTCGCCCCGTCGGCCTATACTGCGCACCCTGTAACCTGTAACGACGGATGAGCAGACAACAGCAGGAATATACCCCATATGCCGGCCGGGGCAAGACCCATGAGGGTCCGGACCACAGCGCACCCTACCCGGTGAGCCGGCTGGCGCCGGCCATTTCCCTGGTCGATATCGCCTCGGAGATCGAGCGGGCCGATACACTGCTCGCCAGC encodes:
- the dnaA gene encoding chromosomal replication initiator protein DnaA, with the translated sequence MVWETVRESLQDALPESDFGLWIKPLSCRREDQQVLELVGPDRFFCAWVQERYLELIKGRLQEFGGPSEVRLTVASEPETQLDAGAGGQLRLPGVTAPVNRIRSLHPGYTFEQFMVGESNILARSACQALADGQSTYGHCLFINSSTGLGKSHLTQAVVHKVMQTAPSTRLHYLTAQQFSAEMVQGIRSGAMDKFSSKYVQNCDMLLVEDIHTLTGKNKTQEELNTVLDYLIRSGRRVILTSAVAPRNIAGIDEDFRSRMTSGLVTHIEEPEYETRASIIRHKAAQNELELGDEVVDFLARHLRGDIRRTESALIGIRAKSCLLGTPPDLALVKEVLSAIIDRPAELSGETIRDFVGCEFKVSIEELTSRSRKRSITFPRQVAMYLTRKYTGESLADIGQLYNRDHSTVLHAIKVVTRDMSRKTSVRRQVEMLCEKLQK
- the hemG gene encoding protoporphyrinogen oxidase, translated to MSTQIYDAIIIGAGLSGLAVARFLHHKRPECSLLVLEKSDRPGGAVQTRSEEGFLAEYGPHGFLDNCLESRVLIHLAGAEDEVEKAPLGKFVRYICLGGRLRMIPQQPMKIIRADLVPLSAKLRVLADAWKKPLDGEPSVADWVEYRFGRALVPFADAVFTGTYAGDITRLSIDGVMPGVRKLEKEHGSVLKGVFQMLRDKKKKGSGGGKKELPAMTSFSSGMERLILGLVQPLKVNRDIMYRTGVQSIARNEEGWTVQTGHNAFSCRQLVLALPANPALRLLATVPDITAPPLAELPQARVATVILGFTDQAKIPPGFGYLAPEQEKRFALGSLFSSNMFPGRAPTGHVLLETIIGGRRHPERLELDDSELIDKTLADLKELIDLPDPVFARVLRPASGIPQLERGYPALLTWRNQLTRTWPDLHVCGFGWGGIGINDMAKEAWRAAKGVLMGTGEKEEGAEVKGVYF
- the htpG gene encoding molecular chaperone HtpG is translated as MTDTKVETRQFQAETRKVLDIVINSLYTERDIFVRELVSNAADALEKYRHISLTEKPEFDKDVPLEINIDCDAKRHRLTITDTGIGMTREELETNLGTIAHSGSGKFLEELAEAAKKDINLIGQFGVGFYSVFMVAKRVRVQTRSWDGSEGHEWESDGAGTYTIRECPGLHRGTKIIIELKDDAEDYANKFTIERIIKQYSNFVPFPIKVDGKTVNTVQAIWTRSRSEITEEEYTEFYKFIANAVDEPMYRLHFSTDAPLAINALLYVPKENYELMGMGRMQPAVNLYCQKVLIDQHSEHILPEWLRFLKGVVDSEDLPLNISRQALQDNALVHRLRKVLTKRFLKFLADEAKNNPEKYAEFWKTFGIFLKEGATSDFEYRDEIGKLLRFESSATEPGEMTSLDDYIDRMKEGQDAIYYINGPSRSAVEHGPYVEMFKKRDIEIIYTLEPIDDFVLSHMGTYRDKKLVSADRADLRLPEAADKEDKGETPAETLPEEQVKEICSFIKEVLGDKVQEVKPSTRLVDSPAMIVNVDGLMTSSMERVLRATAREDSMLPIGGKKDMEINPASPLIRKLGALRTSDADFARDVVWQIYDNAMIQAGLLVDTQEMVSRNYRILERLAGDNTADEPGEK
- a CDS encoding protein-L-isoaspartate(D-aspartate) O-methyltransferase; translated protein: MVEEQLIPRGINDPLVLEAMRTVPRHLFVEDAMAARAYDDHPLPIGAAQTISQPYIVALMTQALGLKGGERVLEIGTGSGYQAAVLSRICDRVYTIERIDSLLGRARRVFDKLHYHNIVSRIDDGTIGWPDEAPFDGILVTAGGPKIPEPLLAQLADPGRLVIPVGDQAVQELQLVEKKDGELTVHPLEYVRFVSLIGTHGWDS
- a CDS encoding YqaA family protein; this encodes MAGTAEMEAGLKRPSLVQRVYDRCMEWIQTPAGIWALFFIAVAESSFFPIPPDVFLIALCIAAPKKSFRYAAICAIGSVVGGVIGYGLGLGFMDTLGMRILDWYGLQEKYGVVQDLYRRYDAWAVGAAGFTPLPYKLFTITAGAFKIDFATFFFVSLVARSARFFLVAGLIYRFGAPVQYFIRRYFNILSIVFLILLIGGFILVKTLL
- a CDS encoding sensor histidine kinase, with product MIWSLYPLKLVDITGCLVMLVVASCCLRLALQIYDREPENALTTYLKWLIAALFAFCVSRSLGHLVRHLLYLVGHGQLWHRLSPLSGSINTISFVVIFAVTLFFQDTMRIMARMIRDRENLEKTSRQVLQLNRDIEVIVADRTRAELALQVAHEIRNPVMVIGGLIRRLLGRGSRQDTRRDEQLGMVLEQTEKLESLINRFEDLQAGIKEHFGEVDLNDLVRQVLDVVKKEAVAAGIRLESHLAPGSLVLQGDSQLLRVAILHLVRNAIEACGQGNTITVTTGRDQRGIVLTISDDGPGIPDQVLEHIFEAFHETDAGPTGLGLPWVRQIIDEHRGTIDLASTSGRGTTVTITLPTHLGELQHQPS
- a CDS encoding amidohydrolase family protein translates to MQTDILITDTLLFPAPGEDTLLPNSFIRIRDSHIVETGPMEALTDQEARTIIDGRGCLAMPGLVNGHCHGAMTLFRGLADDLDLATWLTEHIFPAEARAVTPEMVFWCTTLAAAEMLLAGITTVADGYFHEHEAARAFAGCGIRAVAAQGVIDFPAPGVPDPADNISAAARFLDEWQNHPLVTPAIFAHSPYTCSPETLIRARELARQRNAPFFIHLAETAGEQEQIMDPRGSSPVRHLEALGLLDAMTVCIHCVWVDREDLDILARTGAQVVTCPRSNLKLGSGLAPVTDMLTRDIPVGLGSDSAASNNVLDLFAEMDCLAKIQKIRRRDPVAIPAARILELATTPLLSHRSGPGGRLEPGQVADLILMDLDRPHLRPFYDPNLLVYAARGVVSGT